One part of the Humulus lupulus chromosome 9, drHumLupu1.1, whole genome shotgun sequence genome encodes these proteins:
- the LOC133800351 gene encoding protein FAR1-RELATED SEQUENCE 11-like produces the protein MRVPDCDPNPSNEGHKPFLAVHNHDLVILSQLHFLRSNHEVPEVMTSHVMSMNRCGIKTSSAVAHMALQSSGYDNLPFQLKDVYNKVATLRKLDNLPSDSKGALAFLDDLSTKDPDIYVEYKLDDQNHLTNLLWADGVSRRDYMLFGEVIAFDSTYMTNKYNKPLKIVFGINQHFETCVFGYVVIVDETEDIYC, from the coding sequence ATGCGGGTTCCAGACTGCGATCCAAATCCTTCAAATGAAGGACACAAACCATTTTTAGCAGTTCACAATCATGATTTGGTGATCCTTTCACAACTGCACTTCTTACGGTCAAACCATGAGGTTCCAGAAGTAATGACTTCCCATGTAATGAGCATGAACAGATGTGGGATAAAAACTAGTTCAGCAGTAGCACACATGGCCCTACAATCTAGTGGTTATGATAATCTTCCTTTTCAACTAAAAGATGTGTACAACAAAGTTGCAACTTTAAGAAAACTAGATAACCTACCAAGTGACTCAAAGGGTGCGCTGGCTTTCTTGGACGACCTATCAACAAAGGACCCTGATATATATGTTGAGTATAAATTAGATGACCAAAATCACTTGACAAATCTTTTATGGGCTGATGGAGTGAGTAGAAGGGACTACATGCTATTTGGTGAGGTCATTGCATTCGACTCAACGTACATGACCAACAAGTATAATAAGCCATTGAAAATAGTTTTTGGCATCAATCAACACTTTGAGACTTGTGTGTTTGGGTACGTAGTGATAGTGGATGAGACAGAGGACATCTATTGTTGA
- the LOC133801262 gene encoding probable glutathione S-transferase → MGEEVKVYGHWRSPFSRGVDIALKLKGVEYKYYEEDLSNKSASLLKYNPIHKKVPTFVHNEKPLAESLVILEYIDDTWKSHPILPQDPYQRACVRFWARFIDDKVIPTLWKAIWVKEEQERTLEEVIGYLEFLEKELKDKYFGGESIGLLDIVAIFIAHWVPVFQQLVGIEILTETKFPKLCKWSHDFVTHDVVIKILPLKEDIIAFFIPRLDTMKKTGGLSTTIYQSV, encoded by the exons ATGGGTGAAGAAGTGAAGGTATATGGTCATTGGAGAAGCCCTTTTAGTCGCGGAGTTGATATAGCACTGAAACTCAAAGGTGTTGAGTACAAATACTATGAAGAAGATTTGAGTAACAAGAGTGCTTCACTTCTCAAATACAACCCAATTCACAAGAAAGTCCCTACCTTTGTCCACAATGAAAAACCCTTAGCCGAGTCACTTGTTATTCTTGAATACATCGATGATACTTGGAAAAGTCACCCTATTTTGCCCCAAGACCCCTACCAAAGAGCTTGTGTTCGTTTTTGGGCTCGCTTCATCGACGATAAG gtcATTCCAACATTATGGAAAGCCATCTGGGTCAAGGAAGAGCAGGAAAGGACATTAGAAGAAGTGATTGGGTATCTAGAGTTTCTAGAGAAAGAGCTCAAAGACAAATACTTTGGGGGAGAAAGTATTGGGCTTTTGGACATAGTAGCAATTTTCATAGCCCATTGGGTACCAGTTTTTCAACAGCTTGTGGGAATAGAGATATTGACAGAGACCAAATTTCCCAAGCTTTGTAAATGGAGCCATGACTTTGTGACTCATGATGTTGTGATAAAAATTCTTCCTCTTAAAGAAGACATTATTGCTTTCTTTATCCCTCGTTTGGACACCATGAAAAAAACTGGTGGTTTAAGTACCACTATATATCAGAGTGTATAA